The sequence below is a genomic window from Ischnura elegans chromosome 2, ioIscEleg1.1, whole genome shotgun sequence.
GCTGCTTATATTATTTTCCTCAGGTGGAGTCAAGGAATTGTGGAATTGATGCATCAATTTGACCCATTACTACCAACAAGGCATTTACTACCAGTTCAAATATTAATGTAAGCAATCAATAAGATGTACCTAATTTCTATAAACGATTAAGAGCTTTAGGATGAAGCTTTCTCTCAAGAATACCAACAATATTTATATTGGAGCTAATCAATTTGCTGTGAATGCAAAATCATTTATCTGCATTGAACATGGGTTCATCCTTTGAATTATTGATTAATATGCCCATAAACCTTTCAAGTATGAACATACTGTGCTAAGAGATATTGAATGAAGCATTTTTAAGGTTAATTGCTCAACAAATATATGGCAGCTAAACTGTAAGCATATTTACATGTTCTCATGAAAGATCATACTCCATTAGTGAGCTAGCATCGCTAAAATAGGATCTGGCACtctttcatggaaaatataatgttattgaAATATTCCTAGCATGCAAagcataataattaaaaatgtaaacaagtcAAGGAAGATTGATAGCCATTACTAATGACAATTCAAAAGAGTTTCAACTCAACAATGTTTTTTTGCAGTCATTCGTTTTTTGCAAATAAGCAAAGGTTATTACAGCAACAGACAAAGAGTTAGAGACAGAGACACAAGTATATATTTTGTGTTTAATGGCTAGTATTAGTCAAATTTATTCTGTAGCCAGATTCACTTTCATTGATGAAGCTGAATATGTCAAATACTCAGCCTCAATAGAACTGCTGAGTCattaagaaatgcatttatttagtACAGAAGGAAGGTGAAATGTATCAGTGCATTGATTAGGAAATTTGACTGATGTGTGTAATACACAGtgtttcaggaaaaatattgCACAGATTTGTTATCTTAGAGTTGAAGTTATTGCTGCAGGAGAAAGCTGATTGTGTAATATAGGATAGAGAAGATTTGCTACCATTGCTCCTTGGAAATTCTAGGTGACAGTGTATTCATATATACGTATATGGGGTGAGgtgaaaatggaaattgaaagaTATAGTATGAGGAAGACACCTTAATCCTTGATTTGAAAACTGGGCATTGCAAAGCGCGGAGATTGATCTCCTTGATTTGGGTGCATTGGCGTAAGCAATGACTTCCTGAAATCCTACCTGGAAGGGGAACCAGTGGTAGACTGGCTATCAGGTGAGGCTGTGGTGGGCCTTATTCTGCAGGCCAATGTAAGAAGAAAGGAATCTTACGATATAAGATATGTTCAGTTTTGCTGAttataatgcaattaaatttctctctcataaaattgaattatttcattgaGAGACCATTTGACTTTTTTATTGTCTACACTGAATGAGACTGAAGTTATCCacaaataagtaatatttattttaattttaacaattatttagattttcaaaattctgttaTGTATGTACTGTTTCAATTTCACAGTGGGCAAAGATATGTGGATGATCTCTATATAAATCATTTGATGCATGGAAATTCGTGCTCTAATAGTGAGTGATAAATTGAATATTTGTCATTAATGATTTATCTTAGAAGAAATTAGTGAGAGATGGCAATtcttttattcattctttttggaggaaatttgattcaaatttttttaagttctgaaaaataatattcattgttAATCACTGGTGACAGTGATATTGATGCCACAGACTTAATgaagttcaaaattttaaaaagtattgattgattaaaacaacttttaaaatttaatctgaCTCAGTGATCATACCTCAAATGTGGTTTTTCTTTGGGAAGAACAGAAGTGGGCTTATATCGTTGTGCTGTTGAGTCAGAAGTGTTAGAGTAAGTATAGGTAGGCTCCCTGTTAAAAGATCCTCTGGCTCGAGAAGGGTTCACATAGTCAAAAGGTTCAATGGAGTTTTGCGAGAGAGGCTGATCTGATGAGTCCGAGGAGGACGAGATGGGATAGGCGGCCGAGAGTCGGGAGGGGAGAGAGCCCGACTCGACAACCTCAACCGTCTGGGTCTGAGTGGGGTTTCGACGGGCTTGCTGGATGGGTCTTTGGGTGGGGGTGCCTCGTCGTGGCGCAGCAGGCTCGACTCTGACGTAACCCGTGCTGTCACGCTGAGAGGAACCCCTTCGGGGAAAGGATTCAACAGGGGCGGGTGGGGTGGTGGTCGTggtagtggtggtggtggtggtcgtGGTTTGCCTCACTATGGAAGGAGAAGAATAAGAGGAGGGAGGAGCTCTGTCCGCCTCGTCACGATTAGCTGTCCCTGCTGTTGATTTCCCCCTCTGTCTGTTTCTGCTAGTGGAAAGACAGAAAGACATAGATAGAGAGAGGACTTCAGGTACGAACCAGCAGCTGAAAAGTGGATTGTAGCTGTTTTTCCACTCATGATGTACACACTAAAAaatctacattttttaaatggaagAGAAAGTCTATCAGCCCCCTGGATATCTAATGCTGGCAAAATAAACTGTTAGAATAACTTCCATTACTAAACTCGTTCATTCTGATCTCATTCATTTATTCTTATCCTGTTTTCATGccaaactgaaaaaaaagatGTGTTTTCTCAAATTTATGCTCATTGAAATAGTTTTCAACTTTCAGTGGGGCACTGTAACACACAGTTGTGGATCTATGAAGGGGCTGAGATCCACCCCCCATTGTTTAAAAACATGCGCaagatagaataaaaatttttggcgGGCATCCATTTGTAcaagttttttaataaataacattttgtggAGTTTTACCTACTATTGACATTCAAAAAACAAAGTAGATTTAAACTCAAGGTCAATTTTAGATCCTTTTGGTACCTGACAATCAAGCAATACATCTGAAGCAGGGATAACAACCACGAATTCTCACAGCAGCTGAGTGATTGTCCCATTACTTATGAACTATAAAcaatagatatttgaaaaacATTCAATGAAGGCAAACTGGTACAGTAAAAAGATTAAAGGAGCCACAGGTCTGACTGTCTATTACCTAATCCAAGCTTACATCATCCACTGATGTCATTTAATGAAACAGGTAATCATGCAACTCCAAGTAAAAATAGAAATTGATCTTAATTCATTCACAAATGTATCCTTGATTACTAGGTCATTTATACATTACTAATTTCACTCAAAAGTAGCCAGAATGAACTGATGAGGCAGAGTGATTTACAATTTTGAGTTGGCCAATACCAGCAAATTTGAAGCCCTAGATAAATTTCTGGTACTGGTTGGTGCTAGCTGTTGATAATCCAGAGGTCTGATATGTATTCTCTTCCAACTTTAtcagtcataaaatatttatttcattgcttatTAACTTAATGTCAGTTCAAAGCCAGCACCACTAAGGGTTAGCTAACATGAGTACCACATTTTCAGATtttgaaactttgtaaaaaaaacttaagcagagtgatgtaaaattaatatttaccaaCAATTTAGGCCTAGTAATTTAGACAACTGGAACCAGAACTGATAAAACTAATAATccctaaaaatattcatttgcctaACTTGCTTTCTTAAGTGGGACGGTATCTGCAATAtccaattattatttcaatttatggacataataactgcataaatTCAGCCACATTaacttatttatcttttttatatttcctttctatcaacaaatgaaaataaattttttaacctGAAATTTACATACAAATCATTTCTTTAGTTAAATTTAGCTGTAAAATATGGTACTCTGTTCCCAAAGtattacatataaaatatatatataatagaacATACATGACACAAATGCTTATACACATTCTATTTACAAAACTTCTGAGACAGATAGGTGGTAGGGACAAATAGTGGGTGAAAAAAACATATAAGCACTCATCAGGGAATCCACATCTAACAATATGAAATAAAGTAATTCAGTGCTTCTTCTCTTGGGCATATATTTCTAATTTACCATTTAAAGTATCAAGCCCAAAACTttagagaattattttatttatgtactttTATTGCTGTAATAAAAAGGGCAATACTCatgtaaaaaactaaaaaaaaatgataacaagCAGCTACTGAATCAATGAATAAGATAAAGAATGCCTGCCAAGTAATATCCCATGAAATAAACCACGCAAATCTATCAAAATGATACAATGCTAGTATCAGAGCATACACCAGCCCTTGTTGAAAAGAAATTAGGTTTAGGTAAGTATCCTGTGCAGGCATTGGCACATTGGAGAATggttaatacatttaaaaatctttGCTGAAAACTTTGACAGCTAAGAACCTAAGGCAAAGTTTCTTACACCCTCATGGTGCTagctaataaattaaaaatgataacttACATAATTAGAAAAAAGTCTATTTTCCATTGCTTACCAAAAGTTTAGATAAATAAACCATATACCATCTCATGCAAACCATTAGCAATGTAATAAAGAACCTGAGtctctggaatattttttaacggAGCATCCTCCCATGCAATAACCAGGGAGGGTCCCTTAACAACACCAGGTGTAAATACCATTGATGCCCTTGATTTCTGGGATCTATAATACATACAACTGACATAAAGGTTGGATGAATCAGTAGGAATACAGGTAATTTATGGAGGCATTACGAGATACAAATTCAGTTTCTTTTCGCCAAGGCTTAGGCTTTCCCTCCACATTTATGTagttatgaaaacaaaaaaaaatatccaaagctAATTTTccattacaaaaacaaaattttcatgaaaaataatcttacattgtgaatataattaaataattacggttGATAAAGGTGACACTAAACCATTTGGTCATCCACTATTCATCTGCTATATGGGGAGCCACCAGATTTATGGAAGATGATAAGATTATCACTGTACAGTTGAACATATCTTATGCATATGTTGAAAGCAAGTTTCATAGTTCTTCATTGAGGAAGAGCATAAATAAACACTTCCTTCAAAGCAGCTGCTAAATGTGATGCAAAAATTTGTGCAGCCAAAAAACTGCAAGTATGATGCTGCCAATCCTATTTTCaatcgataaaattattttaaaattacatgatgtatttgattttttttaagtcccTAGGTAATCCACACTCCTCCACAAAAATCTGTATCCCTGCTTCTGAAAAGTAGTCACAGAGTTTGACATCAACCTCAACTTCCATAGCAAAACACTCATATTTAGTTCttattattgaagtaattttgttgaagaaaaaaagggaaagtaaTCCAATGTTATGTAGGCATAATAAAAGTCATTTATCACTACCATAAATAAACCATATCTAAACACAGATACTAATGCCCAACCTTTCATTCCAAACCATTGACCTTTATATTAGCAAAAGATAGCAGTGCCACTTAAATGTAGAGTGTTGTCTTTTAAGACACACCTCGACTCCCCATCTGATTTGGTCAGATATCTTTGCTGATACTACATCCATCCATTTGAGAATAGGCTTTATTGATGATGGTGGAACACCTTGGAGGTTAATTCCTACAGCTCCTGACACCTTTTGCCCCCAGGTTGAAAATGAAACACTATTGTCATGATGATGACCTAATTGCAAATTTTAACGAACATAGGTACCTGTTCACAGATGGCCTTTGCTGTTGTGGAGTTTGATTGTACTGAATATCTCCATTGTCctgaaaagagaatatttttcatagatctcACCCATAGTAAAGAATAGATGAAATTGTCACAATCAAGTTCTTAACACAAAATTTCTATAGTGACAACCCAGGTTTTTACAACAATAATGATACATGAATATAGTTTTCCATGTTAATTCCCACAGTCCCtctaaatttttcaagttttttcaaaTGATACTCAATACTATGTAATAATCATATCCATGATTAGGGCCAAGCTTCTTGGAAGCTAAACAACAAAATGTGCAGCTTTTTCAGGAAAAAGACAAGtattttcaacagaaaaatgGTCAGATCAATTATCTAAAGTTATGAGTAAAGTAAGAgtgcctgaaaaatattttcaagctttcatcacagaaactaaaaatgtttgaaaatttatcagtttgaaaatttcctctccCTAAGAAAGACATTGTTACTAAGAGGGAAAAATATAGCCACGGTTAAATCGAATAATGAATGGTCAATATTTGCGATTGATAATTTATAAGAGAAGATTAACTGGCAGAGTTGTCACACAGTGATTGAATGCATTTAGCTTGGAAAGGTAAATGTGCTATAAATTGTTGTAGAAGTCTTTCATACTAGGCACCCATCTGTTGTGCATTTCATAACTATCCTATTAGAGCttcaatgagaataaaaaaatgaaaaatttatcatgtATAAATATGTTACGGAaccaatgtattttcatttaattgcaattcTTCCTACCTCAGCGCTGTTGTAATTGTCATTATAGTCAGGGGATTCCAGAGCAGCTCCACCATATGATATATCAGGCTGCACATCTTGTTGAACATAGgtttgctgctgctgctgctgctgctgttgtgaACTGAGGTAACTGTTAGAATTTCCCCGCCCAAGATAACTTTGTTGCTGGACGACTTCAGGCTGTTGGACCTGTTGAACCTTATAGTTGGTCTGTCCTCGGTAGCTGTCAGTGCCCACGTTTGTTTGTCTCCCTCCAGACACTTGGCTGTAATCTATGTGTGATGAGAAAGAGCTGTTAGACAAGCCCTGAAAAATACTTTCAGctgcatacatattttaaatgaggAAATTCATCAAAACAGAAAGACCCTCTGTGACATATCAAAAACTTCATTCcagtttacaattaaaataagATCTGAAATTGATCATGTCAGATCTGGAACAGGTATTGCATCGAAGAACTTGAGGCATTATCAgcaggaagaagaaaaaattgatattgtgCTCCATACCATTTCTATACGTTCATCAGTATCAGTTCAATATCAGTTCCTTTTTGTTTTCCAGTCCTATCCAAAGAAATATCATTCCATACTGTCCAATTTCAGATTTGAAATTTAGTTTTGATGATGAAGTAGACAGTTATATTTTCAGGGAAGTACCCATGATAAGTTTCCTGTTGCATTATTAACTGTTTTCTgggtttaattattttaatcagcTCTTTTCATTCTAGTTACTAAGAGGAAGACTATTTGAGTAAATGCAATCCAGAAAAGACAAAATGCTTTTACAAGAAAATTCATGAAAGCACCATTCCAAGTCTCACTAAAGTATGCACTGTGCACAAAAGTTTATACTTCTGATGGCTGAGTGGAAGTCAATCATTATCTGAACTATGTCATAAGCTGATATTTAAATGAGGCTATAATTTAAATATAGGGGCAACCAAATATCTTCCTTCATGCTCACCAACATCTCTGTAGAGCTCCACTTCATCTTCGTCATAAAGAGCATAGTAATTGGGATTATATTGCTGAGCAACAGGAGGTGCCACAGAGGAAGAATAGATTGTGGTGGTGGTGGCATTGTAGGTAGCAGGAGTTGAAACAAGCCTTGCTCTTTGAGCCTGAACAGGACGGCTCTCAATAGACACTTCAACGTCAGAATATCCAGATGTATCAACAGGCCTAGAGTACACCAGAGTATTAATTAGTACATATATTAGTAATTACTACTGTATTACATGTAATTATGTGTTTGGTTTTTAAGCTTCCTTTAAATACACTGATTAATGAAGGCATTTGAGCTATATACTTTACTACGGCACCATGGGAGTGCAAGGAGAAATttgaatggattataaaaatatgaatttgaaaaaaatgagagttGCAACTATAATTTACTTGGTGCATATCAATTGAAACAAAAAGCCTTgcacattatttattttctactggaattttgtgaaatttaagtTAATGAGAAATGTACAGAAAAGGCTGAAcataaattagaaaagaaaagtcAAGTTTGCAATTAATTCCATATTACCAATGAGTAGATATTTATTAAGGGCCAAATGCCAGAAAAAATATGTTACACAAAATTAGAAGTTTAGGATTTGTGTTCAAGGACAACAGTAGGAGATTTTCTTATTCTGTAATTCATGCTCAAGAAAAATCTACAACATTAACAGAAACCcgaaaatgtgaataatttattATGCATGTGGACCCAAAGATAAATACTTGTACCTAAAACCTCAAATTGTTTTATTCTACATTATTTTCCTCTAAATAGAATTCAAAGCCAAAATTATGGGCATATTCACCATATTTTCTACAAAGAGAAGAGTATAAAGGTTTTCCCTCAATTTGAAGCCTTTCAGTAACCTAAAATTGCATCTGTGAACCTTACAGATCTCCTCATCTCATTAGCAAGACATTGGTTAAGATCTACTCATGCCCAATCTAAATGCATCAGCCTCCAAACCTCTATTTCAGAATCAGTAGCCATGTCTacagaaatatatttcttcacCAATAGATTAACATCTAATGCCTATGTCTCCCAGTTACGTGGGATGGAGGATAACTACTAGGAAGTAAAAATGCCTTTCACTTCTTTTATTTAACAGTAGGATTATTTAAGagtttttaattgcaatttataCTATACATACTGGACCCATACATGCAGTGGTATTTACAGTTTTAAGGATTTTCTTTAGACAAAACAATTTATGAGGATAAATGGTATACATAGAGGTACACACTTATATTCCATGCAGAACTGAATTGCATGCTCAGAGTATTCACAATGTCATGAAGAAAACTTGCTCCTCAATCCAACAATAAATACAAAGCAGCCCACACTAAAGAAAACAAGGTCTTAAAGTGCAAATGAGTGTGATACATAATTTACATCCTGATAATCAGcatatctcatgatattttttgtgttacTCAGAGGTATAACACAttagaaaaatgtgaattcattCCTAGTGCCGAAAGTGGTGAACAGAGTATATAACATGAGTGGATTACATGGTATCGAGCATTAATGCAATAGATCATCAGTaaacaaaagtatatttttcaatgtggTTGCATGACAGATTTTTCTATTTGGAAGATGAATATAAGCACATAACATGACATCAAAAGCAATATAAGCACATAAAATTTAGCAAACACACACAACATCATCAAGTAAGAAGAGTTGATGGCATCTGTTGAGTTGAAAGAGACAGGGAACATCTAGCCAGCACAGCAGCATCTATTGGCACCTGACAGACAGCACGAGTTAAATATTTGGAGGCCTAAAGACACCGTGCTAGCACTTTAAGACACATCGTGTTAATGCATTGCACCTGGAAAACCTTGGTCAGTTTTGGCTGAGCATATGTGAGTGCATTTTGCGTGCGTTAAAAAAAAGGGATAAGAGTCTGATATATATTTGTGCTCCAGACATGATACTGGCGTCCCAAGATGAGTCAAAAGCTACCTCGCTTTGCCCCGAGTTCTGCTCTGGCGTCCAGCATCAGCAACGTATCTAGCGTTGCCTTGGGCGCTGTCAACCCCCTCGTCTTTGGAGTCCAATTGGTCTTTGGGAGGAGCGGACGTTGTAGTCCTTAGCCGAGAGCGCTGAGTTGGACGGTAAGGTGTGGGTGGGCGGGTTGGACGGGTGGGTCTGGGGCTGCCTCCCAATGTTGCCACCTTAGGTGTTGTACTTGACTGGGGACTTTTCCTTGTGGGTGGGATATAGGGTCTCAGGGTGGTGGTTGTGGTTGTGGTCGTGGTTGTTGGCATATGTGTCGTTGATGTTGTTGGAGCTTTGGTCGATGTAGTTGTGACTGGCCTCACTTGATTGCGATATAATGATTCTGTTGATGTTAAGGGTATTCTCCAAGGCCTGCTCCCTTCTCCTATGTGGTTGCCAGACCTATATGGCACGCTTTCTGTGGGAATGTGTGGAGAAGCAGTTTCCTCAGTGTACTCATCGTATTCCTCATCCTCCAATTCATCTTCATCATGTAACGTGGTGACTTCAACTAGATTTTTCTTTGGTGTAGTTGTGGGCCTACTTACACCAACTGGTATGCGGATGAGTGTAGGTTTGATGCCTTCCTTGTTTGGTAAGGCTGGGCTATCCTGTAAAATATAATGCCCTTTCACAGCAGAAGGGTTCTTATTGTAATGattctgaaaatttttttcaGTGCTGGATGTAATACTAGATACTTTAAGTCTCTGTTGTTGCTCTTCATTTTGCAATTTTGTTCTTTGAGCTGTATTTCTACCTACAGTTGATTCTGATTCCTTTGGCTTGAATGGTTCCTGTAAAATAGGTTTTGGCACTGGGATTGCTTTAGTTGTTGAAGAAATCTCATCATTTATATGGCTTTGTTGCACTGAACCCAACTGTTTTTGAAGCGTTGGAGCTAGGAATGGGTTATCTAAATACTTAATATCTATTTGTTTTGTAACAGGGGCTTGAGTAGAAGTAGTACCCTTTAATAATGGCTTTTCCTGGCTTTGTCCACCAAGCTCTACCTCTTCTCGCAATCTATCAAGGTAGGCATCAAAATCAAAGTCTGATTGGGAGAAGTTTGGAGAAACTTTTGCAGGCTTTGGTGAACTATTTCTATCCTCTTCATTGGGTTCATTTAACAGAGGACCAAACCGGTGCTCTCCATAAAATGGATTTGGCTTTCGTTGCTCTTCTTCCAGTGATTCCTCCTCATCTTCGTATTCATCATCATAAGCTTCTTCATCATCATATCTGTCATCTTTATCTCTCTCCTCTTCATCTtcttctgatgaagacaattctttctcatttttatagtcTGTAGATGCTACTGGATCACCTCGGAAGGGTTGGCGTCCATTCTCGAGGATACCTTTTTCTTTTGGCAGAGGCACCTGTGGCCTGGATAAGGTTGCCTCATTGACTCTACTGTTATCGATAGTATGTTGCCCTGCTGGCTTTTGCAAGTTTGTCACTTGATGCTGTTGCTGGGATACAAAAACTGTGTTTCCATTGCTGGATTGATAGTTGTGTGATGATGGATTTGGAGGTATTATTTGGCGGTTGGCCTGACTAGGTTGTCTTTGTGAGAGAGGTAACTGAGGATATGATGGGGTGACAAATATTTGTGGTGAGATTTCAGGTGAGGGGGAGCGGGTGTCGTACACAGGTGGCCTCATGACCGGAGATGGTGTGTCAATGGGTGCACTCTGAGATAACACATTGGGAAATGGCGAGCTTGGCTCTCTTTCAGCCGCTAGGTTACCCTGCGGAGATGGAGATGGCCGTACCTGAGGTCTGCCGAAATTGATTGGCTTGGCAGGAGCTGAGTTTACATTTGGTATAGGAATCTGTATCCTCACAGGATGTCCACTATGTCTACTACCCTGAGTTGGTGGTAAACGCCCATCAACTTTCTGATCCTTCACATTTCTGTACTCGACAAACTGATCATTGTTCCGACCGTCAAGGGACCGGAAGCTTCCTTGACTTATCCCTTCCTGTCGTCCAGtacttcttccatcctgccccttgACTGAGCCTCTGGAGTCTCCGAGAAAACCTGAATTTGCGGCGGCACTGGGTGGAAACTGAGCCCTCTGCTGATGCTGCAACCTCGCCGGCTGTTGCAAATTGGCCGCGTAAGGGGTCCTCACCCCTTGCTCTCCCTGGGACCCCACCACCGGACGGACCTGGTTCTGATAGACCTTGATCGAGCTCGGAGTAGCCAGGCTGCGGTAATCGGGGGAGAGGGTCGTGTGGGAGCGATAGTCGGTCGACTGAGAGGGGAAACTGCTGGGGTCCCgaccggagacttcaacgcccgacAACCCAAGGAACTCGCCCAAGGTCCGTTGGGGCGAGGACGAGGGGAAGTTCTGCGGGGATTGAGCGGGGGAGACAAGCGGTGGGTCGAGTGAGGGCCTCGGCGGGGGGGCGGACGGCGGGGGCCTCTGGCTGGGGGCGGGCACCGGCGGCAGTGAGGGTCTATTGGGAGGCAACTTGGGAGAGTAGGCTTGGGGTGTCGCGGTGGCCGCCTGGGAGACAGGCGGCCACTGCAGCGGGTAAGAGGAAGGTCTGGGGGCGGTGACGAGGTGACCTCCCGTTGGGAATCTGGCTcgcggaagagagagagaagaaaagacgGCACAAAAAAGATGTCAGTCCCTTTTCTTCCGGATCATCTATAAAATCCAACTAACaatcaaattttcatcaaactaGTCTCGACTGATTGTGAGCAGCCAGAATAGCGGATTTCTCAGTCAAGATATCTCTCGCTCATGAGCAGAAAACTCCATAAAGGAATTAGTAATATTTCAAAGgctaccgcgtgaacggcggtacAATATACACGAAATCCTATGAGAAAAACTTCCCCTGGACCggggatcgaaccacggaccattaGTTTTCCGGGCAACTgcgtagaccactacgctatccaaatTCCATAATTGACATGGCAATTGAGTTTAGGGATCTGGATAGCGCAGAGGTCCGCgaagtggcccggaaagccaatggtccgtggttcgatctccggtccagggtaattttttctcatggcattgcATGTATACTCCATAAGAAGTTGAGACATGAAAAATATCGATAAATTTCCTTTCTGATATTTAAAGACTGGGGGagaatttaaaggaatatttactGGAAAAGATTGACATTTTATTCAACCATTTTGAATTAAGTTATTCAGTCAAAAGTTTAAAGCTTTGAAGAAATCAGTCGAGTAAATTAAGTCATTGTCTCGTCAAAATCAGTCTTAGTATTGAAAAACCAGGAGGATATTGGGTCAAAGTCAGTCAAAACGTTCACGATATTTACCTGTAAGCGATTTGCCTCCTCGTCCGCAATTTTGGTCGTCGTTGGTCAAGTCTCTTGTTATGTACCACGTCCAAGTTGTTGAATTTGCTGAGCACGTAGACATCGTGTAAATGGTCATAGTTGGTCACGTTGCCAGTGGAGTCTTCAATGTCGTTGATGTAAATCAAACTGTTCATTGTTAAACAATTAGTCATATGTTTAAGAAAAC
It includes:
- the LOC124154322 gene encoding uncharacterized protein LOC124154322 isoform X1 codes for the protein MDSTLTLLLGILLLGSIDESVCQRRRVRGGSGGVEFDCPEEFGYYPHPTDCTQYYVCVFGGALLESCTGGLMYSHELQTCDWPRNVGCGASSDHSSLSTIRVTDSRTRGDARSSTRPVTVAIPSREQVQQRRQEDFVKKQYPLYSEDSRVTPESAAREDEGPEGGERQQRVYRGQPSGLGPVSRDRDTIRHTGAVTNTIPASSISSSRGDKGVTYTLVQQQPQSQQQQLYRFPTGGHLVTAPRPSSYPLQWPPVSQAATATPQAYSPKLPPNRPSLPPVPAPSQRPPPSAPPPRPSLDPPLVSPAQSPQNFPSSSPQRTLGEFLGLSGVEVSGRDPSSFPSQSTDYRSHTTLSPDYRSLATPSSIKVYQNQVRPVVGSQGEQGVRTPYAANLQQPARLQHQQRAQFPPSAAANSGFLGDSRGSVKGQDGRSTGRQEGISQGSFRSLDGRNNDQFVEYRNVKDQKVDGRLPPTQGSRHSGHPVRIQIPIPNVNSAPAKPINFGRPQVRPSPSPQGNLAAEREPSSPFPNVLSQSAPIDTPSPVMRPPVYDTRSPSPEISPQIFVTPSYPQLPLSQRQPSQANRQIIPPNPSSHNYQSSNGNTVFVSQQQHQVTNLQKPAGQHTIDNSRVNEATLSRPQVPLPKEKGILENGRQPFRGDPVASTDYKNEKELSSSEEDEEERDKDDRYDDEEAYDDEYEDEEESLEEEQRKPNPFYGEHRFGPLLNEPNEEDRNSSPKPAKVSPNFSQSDFDFDAYLDRLREEVELGGQSQEKPLLKGTTSTQAPVTKQIDIKYLDNPFLAPTLQKQLGSVQQSHINDEISSTTKAIPVPKPILQEPFKPKESESTVGRNTAQRTKLQNEEQQQRLKVSSITSSTEKNFQNHYNKNPSAVKGHYILQDSPALPNKEGIKPTLIRIPVGVSRPTTTPKKNLVEVTTLHDEDELEDEEYDEYTEETASPHIPTESVPYRSGNHIGEGSRPWRIPLTSTESLYRNQVRPVTTTSTKAPTTSTTHMPTTTTTTTTTTLRPYIPPTRKSPQSSTTPKVATLGGSPRPTRPTRPPTPYRPTQRSRLRTTTSAPPKDQLDSKDEGVDSAQGNARYVADAGRQSRTRGKARPVDTSGYSDVEVSIESRPVQAQRARLVSTPATYNATTTTIYSSSVAPPVAQQYNPNYYALYDEDEVELYRDVDYSQVSGGRQTNVGTDSYRGQTNYKVQQVQQPEVVQQQSYLGRGNSNSYLSSQQQQQQQQQTYVQQDVQPDISYGGAALESPDYNDNYNSAEDNGDIQYNQTPQQQRPSVNSRNRQRGKSTAGTANRDEADRAPPSSYSSPSIVRQTTTTTTTTTTTTTPPAPVESFPRRGSSQRDSTGYVRVEPAAPRRGTPTQRPIQQARRNPTQTQTVEVVESGSLPSRLSAAYPISSSSDSSDQPLSQNSIEPFDYVNPSRARGSFNREPTYTYSNTSDSTAQRYKPTSVLPKEKPHLRIRPTTASPDSQSTTGSPSRGSSSTRNQGRGSSQYSPSSGRQRPTLKPSTTIVSKAAEFIDIYRFPPSRPAPIYPQPRVDQAAAKCRKDICLLPDCNCGGKEVPGGLEPQNVPQIVLLTFDDSVNDLNKQLYSDLFEKGRKNPNGCPISATFYVSHEWTDYSQVQNLYAAGHEMASHSISHSFGEQFSQRKWSREINGQREILAAYGGVKLEDVRGMRAPFLAVGGNKMFKMLYDTNFTYDSSMPVYENRPPSWPYTFDYKIFHDCMIPPCPTRSYPGVWEVPMVMWQDLNGGRCSMGDACSNPPTSDGVYKMLIKNFERHYTTNRAPFGLYYHAAWFTQPHHKEGFEAFLDTIVAMDDVWLVTNWQAIQWVRDPTPLSHVKQFQPFGCNYPDRPRKCNNPKVCNLWHKSGVRYMRTCQPCPDVYPWTGKTGVKNSRADNEVED